A stretch of the Glycine soja cultivar W05 chromosome 13, ASM419377v2, whole genome shotgun sequence genome encodes the following:
- the LOC114380782 gene encoding protein LURP-one-related 6-like, which translates to MIAKTNYTMPIIGKLYCSSSETVLVVRRRPHVVNGGGFVVMDCSAQRVVFRVDGCGVRGKKGDLILREGDGDALLLMRRMGGMVEALSIYKKWKGYSLDYEGSRKLVFSLRESNSCLVKNNAIRIFTRNRGCDFKISGCFPDKCCSIVDSKGNEVAQVRMMKEVEKLIESKDLYHVVVNPGMDQAFVFGVIAILDYIYGESTHC; encoded by the exons ATGATTGCGAAGACAAATTACACGATGCCTATCATTGGCAAACTGTACTGTTCGTCGTCTGAGACGGTGCTTGTGGTGAGGAGGAGGCCACACGTGGTAAATGGTGGGGGTTTTGTAGTCATGGATTGTAGTGCCCAGAGGGTTGTGTTCAGGGTCGATGGTTGTGGTGTTCGTGGCAAAAAGGGAGACTTGATTCTAAGAGAAGGAGATGGAGACGCTTTGCTTCTCATGCGTCGAATG GGAGGCATGGTTGAGGCCCTGAGCATTTACAAGAAGTGGAAAGGTTATAGCTTAGACTACGAAGGATCAAGGAAGCTGGTTTTCAGCTTGAGAGAATCCAATTCTTGTTTGGTTAAGAACAATGCAATCAGAATCTTCACTAGGAACAGAGGCTGTGACTTTAAGATCAGTGGCTGTTTCCCGGATAAGTGTTGTAGCATTGTTGACTCCAAAGGCAACGAGGTAGCCCAG gtGAGGATGATGAAGGAAGTGGAGAAATTGATTGAAAGCAAGGATTTGTACCATGTAGTGGTGAATCCTGGGATGGATCAAGCTTTTGTCTTTGGAGTCATCGCTATCCTTGATTACATTTATGGCGAATCTACCCACTGCTAA